From Cellulomonas chengniuliangii, the proteins below share one genomic window:
- a CDS encoding AAA family ATPase, translated as MPAPQATAPGAPAHAPQGPSAGLRATLGAVRSEVGKAVVGQDAAVTGLVIAMLCRGHVLLEGVPGVAKTLLVRTLSAALDLDTKRVQFTPDLMPGDITGSLVYDARTAEFSFREGPVFTNLLLADEINRTPPKTQASLLEAMEERQVSVDGHARPLPDPFMVIATQNPVEYEGTYPLPEAQLDRFLLKLNLPLPERAHEVEVLSRHAAGFDPRDLRAAGVRPVAGPEDLARARAEVARVQVAPEVLGYVVDVCRATRQSPSLSLGVSPRGATALLATSRAWAWMSGRPYVTPDDVKALAHPTLRHRVQLRAEAELEGVTTESVLDTVLASVPVPR; from the coding sequence ATGCCCGCGCCTCAGGCGACCGCCCCCGGCGCGCCTGCCCACGCCCCGCAGGGGCCGTCCGCGGGCCTGCGCGCGACGCTCGGCGCTGTCCGGTCAGAGGTCGGCAAGGCCGTCGTCGGCCAGGACGCCGCGGTGACCGGGCTGGTGATCGCGATGCTGTGCCGCGGCCACGTGCTGCTCGAGGGCGTGCCCGGCGTCGCGAAGACCCTGCTGGTCAGGACGCTGTCCGCGGCGCTGGACCTGGACACCAAGCGGGTGCAGTTCACCCCCGACCTGATGCCCGGCGACATCACCGGCTCGCTCGTGTACGACGCCCGCACCGCCGAGTTCTCCTTCCGTGAGGGCCCGGTCTTCACGAACCTGCTCCTGGCGGACGAGATCAACCGGACGCCGCCCAAGACCCAGGCCTCGCTGCTGGAGGCCATGGAGGAGCGCCAGGTGTCGGTGGACGGGCACGCGCGGCCGCTGCCAGACCCGTTCATGGTGATCGCGACCCAGAACCCGGTCGAGTACGAGGGCACCTACCCGCTGCCCGAGGCCCAGCTCGACAGGTTCCTGCTCAAGCTGAACCTGCCGCTGCCCGAGCGCGCGCACGAGGTCGAGGTGCTGTCCCGGCACGCCGCCGGCTTCGACCCCCGGGACCTGCGGGCGGCCGGCGTGCGCCCCGTCGCAGGCCCGGAGGACCTGGCCCGGGCCCGGGCCGAGGTCGCGCGCGTCCAGGTGGCGCCGGAGGTGCTGGGCTACGTCGTGGACGTGTGCCGCGCGACCCGCCAGTCACCCTCGCTGTCCCTTGGTGTCTCGCCCCGTGGGGCGACGGCGCTGCTCGCGACCTCTCGCGCCTGGGCGTGGATGTCCGGCCGCCCGTACGTGACGCCTGACGACGTCAAGGCCCTGGCGCACCCCACGCTGCGGCACCGCGTGCAGCTGCGGGCCGAGGCCGAGCTCGAGGGCGTCACCACCGAGAGCGTCCTGGACACGGTGCTCGCGTCCGTGCCCGTCCCGCGC